The following coding sequences are from one Eucalyptus grandis isolate ANBG69807.140 chromosome 11, ASM1654582v1, whole genome shotgun sequence window:
- the LOC104425874 gene encoding LOW QUALITY PROTEIN: dolichyl-diphosphooligosaccharide--protein glycosyltransferase subunit STT3B (The sequence of the model RefSeq protein was modified relative to this genomic sequence to represent the inferred CDS: inserted 1 base in 1 codon), which yields MVGKSEPINGTAKSQPPPSPLSPKSPDLLSGYFSFKSLKLKTKQQELLIRVSILCLVYVLAFVTRLFSVLRYESMIHEFDPYFNYRTTLFLTEKGFYEFWNWFDSESWYPLGRIIGGTLYPGLMVTAALLYWGLRFLRFAVHIREVCVLTAPFFASNTTILAYFFGKEIWDTGXGLVAAALIAICPGYISRSVAGSYDNEGVAIFALLLTFYLFVKAVNTGSLSWGLASAFGYFYMVSAWGGYVFIINLIPLYVLVLLITGRYSMRLYVAYNCMYILGMLLAMQIRFVGFQHVQSGEHMAAMGVFFLMQVFYLLDWLKHLLSDTKLFQAFLRMTVTSAVGVGAVALGVGTASGYISPWTGRFYSLLDPTYAKDHIPIIASVSEHQPTAWSSFMFDFQILLFLFPAGLYFCFKRLSDATIFIVMYGLTSMYFAGVMVRLILVATPAVCLISAIAVSATIKNLTLLLRAKTKAPQSASGKGGSSGKAASKGSLDQSQPFQKNGATALLFGAFYLLSKYVTHCTWVTSEAYSSPSIVLAARGAHGNRVIFDDYREAYFWLRQNTPPDAKVMSWWDYGYQITAMGNRTVIVDNNTWNNTHIATVGRAMSSYEDEAYEIMRSLDVDYVLVVFGGVTGYSSDDINKFLWMVRIGGGVFPVIKEPDYLVNGEYRVDKGAAPKMLNCLMYKLSYYRFGELTTEYGRPPGYDRARGVEIGNKDIKLEYLEEAFTTSNWIVRIYKVKPPNNRW from the exons ATGGTCGGCAAATCCGAACCCATCAACGGCACTGCGAAATCGCAGCCGCCACCATCCCCACTGAGCCCCAAATCCCCAGATCTGCTGTCGGGCTACTTCTCCTTCAAGTCCCTCAAGCTGAAGACCAAGCAGCAGGAGCTCCTGATCCGGGTCTCGATCCTATGCCTCGTCTACGTCCTCGCCTTCGTCACCCGCTTGTTCAGCGTCCTCCGCTACGAGTCCATGATCCACGAGTTCGACCCTTACTTCAACTACCGGACCACCCTGTTCTTGACCGAGAAGGGCTTCTACGAGTTCTGGAACTGGTTCGACAGCGAGAGCTGGTACCCGCTCGGCCGCATTATCGGCGGCACGCTCTACCCGGGCCTCATGGTCACCGCCGCTTTGCTGTATTGGGGCCTGAGGTTCCTCAGGTTCGCCGTCCACATTCGCGAGGTCTGCGTCCTGACCGCGCCCTTCTTCGCGTCGAACACGACCATCCTTGCTTACTTCTTCGGGAAGGAGATTTGGGACACTG CGGGGCTCGTCGCCGCGGCGCTGATCGCGATTTGCCCCGGGTACATATCGAGGTCCGTCGCCGGGTCGTACGATAACGAGGGCGTGGCGATCTTCGCGCTGCTCCTGACGTTTTACCTCTTTGTGAAGGCGGTGAACACGGGTTCGCTGTCGTGGGGTTTGGCGTCGGCTTTCGGCTACTTCTATATGGTTTCCGCGTGGGGTGGTTATGTGTTTATCATCAATCTGATCCCTCTTTATGTGTTGGTTTTGTTGATAACTGGCCGGTACTCGATGAGACTTTATGTGGCGTATAACTGTATGTATATTCTGGGGATGCTGCTCGCTATGCAAATTCGTTTTGTCGGGTTTCAGCATGTGCAGTCGGGGGAGCATATGGCGGCCATGGGCGTGTTCTTCTTGATGCAG GTGTTCTACCTCTTGGATTGGTTGAAGCACCTTCTAAGTGACACCAAGTTGTTTCAAGCCTTTCTGAGGATGACTGTGACCTCTGCTGTTGGTGTGGGTGCCGTGGCTCTGGGAGTCGGCACAGCATCTGGATATATCTCTCCATGGACTGGCCGTTTTTACTCTCTGCTTGATCCAACGTATGCGAAGGACCACATACCTATTATAGCCTCTGTCTCCGAGCACCAGCCTACAGCGTGGTCTTCTTTCATGTTTGACTTTCagattcttctcttcctcttcccaGCAGGTCTCTATTTCTGTTTCAAGAGGTTGTCGGATGCCACCATATTCATAGTTATGTATGGCCTTACGAGCATGTATTTTGCTGGTGTTATGGTTCGTTTGATTCTCGTCGCTACACCTGCTGTGTGCCTCATAAGTGCAATTGCGGTGTCGGCCACCATAAAGAATTTGACATTGTTGTTAAGAGCAAAGACAAAGGCTCCCCAAAGTGCTTCTGGCAAAGGTGGAAGTAGCGGCAAGGCTGCTTCTAAG GGCTCACTTGATCAATCCCAGCCTTTCCAGAAAAATGGTGCTACTGCGCTGCTTTTTGGCGCTTTCTATTTGCTGAGCAAGTACGTTACCCACTGTACTTGGGTTACATCCGAGGCATACTCATCCCCTTCAATCGTGTTGGCCGCAAGGGGTGCACATGGCAACCGCGTCATCTTTGATGACTATCGTGAGGCATACTTTTGGCTTCGTCAGAATACACCTCCTGATGCTaaggtgatgtcatggtgggatTATGGATATCAGATCACTGCAATGGGAAATAGAACTGTTATTGTCGACAATAACACCTGGAACAATACACATATTGCTACCGTTGGACGTGCAATGTCATCTTATGAGGATGAGGCATATGAGATAATGAGGTCACTCGATGTGGACTATGTTCTAGTCGTGTTTGGTGGTGTTACTGGTTATTCTTCAGATGATATAAACAA ATTTCTCTGGATGGTTAGAATTGGTGGTGGAGTTTTTCCTGTAATCAAGGAGCCTGATTACCTTGTTAATGGAGAATATCGTGTTGATAAAGGTGCAGCTCCCAAGATGTTGAATTGTCTCAT GTACAAATTGTCCTACTACCGATTCGGAGAGCTGACAACAGAATATGGCAGACCTCCTGG GTATGATCGTGCAAGGGGGGTTGAAATTGGGAATAAGGATATAAAACTTGAATACCTGGAAGAGGCATTTACAACGTCTAACTGGATAGTTAGAATTTACAAGGTCAAACCACCAAATAACAGGTGGTGA
- the LOC104425872 gene encoding LOW QUALITY PROTEIN: putative pentatricopeptide repeat-containing protein At3g15130 (The sequence of the model RefSeq protein was modified relative to this genomic sequence to represent the inferred CDS: inserted 1 base in 1 codon), whose protein sequence is MLGPSLRRARTSLSNHPIVAAVFPPTGFHRPAAAAAEEEEQLLSCELRKCARASDLRNGSAIHARLLKGSAPFSLFLRNHVLNAYLKCGSLESGLQLFDEMPERNVVSWSALIAGFVQRGRPEGAVALFRGMNREGTARPNEFTLVSALHACSCSGNRVXARQVYAHVVKLGFEGNVYLINAFSTALIRNGRLSEAMEVFEKCPIRDIVSWNAIMAGYLEFSYAEVPWFWGRMIREGEVKPDHYTFSSVLTALAALSDIDMGLQVHAQLVKCGHGSEICVGNSLVGMYLKNLRLDEGFRAFEEMCSKDVLSWTQMAAGCLLCGEPGKALEVFAEMRKAGVMANEFTLSTALNACANIASLEEGVKIHGLRIKLGSNDDICALNALIDMYMKCGCVDAARGVFQSMKEHSVVSWTTMIIGCAQNGQAREALKFFDEMIEEGAQPNQITFVCVLYACSQGGFVDEGWKYFSSMSQRHGISRGEDHYACMVNLLGRNGQIKQAEGLILSMPFQPGVLIWQTLLGAALIHGDMETAKHASDHALKLDRKDPSTYVLLSNMFAGLRNWDGVGMMRELMGTSDVRKLPGSSWIGQEKSGPLALADG, encoded by the exons ATGCTCGGCCCATCCTTGCGTCGCGCTCGGACATCCCTTTCGAACCATCCGATCGTTGCTGCGGTTTTCCCACCAACCGGTTTTCATAgaccagcggcggcggcggcggaggaggaagaaCAGCTTCTCTCTTGCGAGCTCCGAAAGTGCGCTCGAGCCTCCGATCTGCGCAATGGGAGTGCAATTCACGCGCGCCTCCTCAAAGGGTCGGCACCCTTTTCCCTCTTCCTCAGGAATCACGTGCTCAACGCCTACCTCAAGTGCGGCAGCCTCGAGAGCGGCCTCCagctgttcgacgaaatgcccgaGCGGAACGTGGTGTCCTGGTCGGCCCTCATCGCGGGCTTCGTGCAGCGGGGCCGCCCCGAGGGCGCCGTCGCCTTGTTCCGCGGCATGAACCGTGAGGGGACCGCGAGGCCTAACGAGTTCACGCTCGTGAGCGCGCTCCATGCTTGTTCTTGCTCGGGGAATCGGG TGGCTCGCCAAGTTTATGCGCATGTTGTGAAGTTGGGATTCGAGGGCAATGTGTATTTGATCAATGCGTTTTCGACGGCCTTGATAAGGAACGGTCGATTGTCGGAGGCCATGGAAGTTTTCGAGAAGTGCCCGATTAGGGATATTGTGTCTTGGAATGCTATCATGGCAGGATACTTGGAGTTTTCTTATGCTGAAGTTCCTTGGTTTTGGGGTCGTATGATCCGTGAAGGAGAGGTGAAACCTGATCACTATACCTTTTCGAGTGTTCTCACAGCATTGGCTGCTCTTTCAGATATTGATATGGGATTGCAGGTTCATGCGCAGCTTGTTAAGTGTGGCCATGGAAGTGAAATTTGTGTGGGGAATTCTTTGGTAGGTATGTACTTGAAAAATCTTAGATTAGATGAAGGATTTAGAGCTTTTGAAGAAATGTGCTCAAAGGATGTTTTGTCGTGGACCCAGATGGCTGCTGGTTGTCTATTGTGTGGTGAGCCGGGCAAAGCGCTTGAGGTCTTTGCAGAAATGCGAAAAGCGGGGGTTATGGCAAATGAATTTACTCTTTCGACGGCACTAAATGCCTGTGCCAACATTGCTTCTTTGGAAGAAGGGGTGAAAATTCATGGTTTAAGGATTAAACTGGGGAGCAATGATGACATCTGTGCATTAAATGCACTGATTGATATGTACATGAAATGTGGATGTGTGGATGCTGCACGAGGTGTTTTCCAATCCATGAAGGAGCATTCAGTTGTGTCATGGACAACGATGATCATTGGATGCGCACAAAATGGTCAAGCTAGAGAGGCTCTCAAGTTCTTTGATGAGATGATTGAAGAAGGAGCGCAGCCAAATCAAATCACCTTTGTTTGTGTGCTCTATGCTTGCTCCCAGGGAGGGTTTGTTGATGAAGGGTGGAAATATTTTTCCTCTATGAGTCAGCGTCATGGCATTTCCCGCGGAGAAGATCACTATGCATGTATGGTTAATCTACTTGGACGAAATGGACAAATTAAACAAGCTGAGGGATTGATTTTGAGCATGCCATTTCAACCAGGGGTGCTTATCTGGCAGACGCTGCTTGGTGCTGCCCTCATTCATGGGGATATGGAAACTGCAAAGCACGCTTCTGATCATGCATTGAAATTGGACCGAAAAGACCCTTCGACTTATGTGCTGCTATCAAATATGTTCGCTGGTTTGAGGAACTGGGATGGGGTTGGGATGATGAGAGAGCTAATGGGGACTTCTGATGTAAGGAAATTGCCTGGGTCCAGTTGGATCGGTCAGGAGAAAAGTGGGCCGCTAGCTTTAGCTGATGGCTAG
- the LOC104425875 gene encoding probable metal-nicotianamine transporter YSL8 isoform X2 has product MPNQSLSTSGGFGSYLFAMSKRVADQSKDPQRAQVFKDPSLSWMIGFLFVVSFLGLFAVVPLRKIMIIDFKLTYPSGTATAHLINSFHTPEGAKLAKKQVKALGKFFSFSFLWGFFQWFYTAGDGCGFTEFPTLGLKALQYRFYFDFSATYVGVGMICPYIINVSVLLGGILSWGLMWPLIETREGHWYPADEGPTSMRGIQGYKVFISIAIILGDGLYNFFKVLGRTLSGLYRQLQDREMSHVLPIANGSSPKNPQVSYDDRRRTQLFLKDQIPTWFAITGYVTIAAISTASLPHMFPQLKWFYILVIYLFAPTLGFCNAYGCGLTDWSLASTYGTLAIFMIGAWAGASHGGILAGLAACGVMMNIVSTASDLTQDFKTGYLTLASPRSMFVSQVIGTAMGCVISPCVFWLFYKAFKDLGLPGSAYPVPYGIVFRSMAELGVEGISSLPKHCLTLCYGFFAAAMIINGFRDLVGKKWARFIPLPMAMAIPFYIGPYFAINMCVGSLILFIWEKINKTKADAFGPAVASGLICGDGIWTLPSSILALAGVNPPICMKFLSRATNKRVDGFLGS; this is encoded by the exons ATGCCAAATCAATCTCTATCCACATCGG GAGGTTTCGGGAGTTATCTCTTTGCAATGAGTAAGCGAGTTGCTGATCAATCGAAGGATCCCCAAAGGGCTCAAGTTTTCAAAGACCCATCGCTGTCGTGGATGATTGGTTTTCTATTTGTCGTCAGTTTCCTCGGCCTCTTTGCTGTGGTGCCGCTCCGAAAG ATTATGATCATTGACTTCAAATTAACGTATCCTAGTGGCACGGCAACTGCTCATCTGATAAATAGTTTCCACACACCTGAAGGGGCCAAGCTAGCTAA GAAACAAGTGAAAGCATTGGGAAAGTTCTTCTCCTTCAGCTTCTTGTGGGGCTTTTTCCAATGGTTCTACACAGCTGGAGATGGTTGTGGTTTTACAGAGTTCCCCACTTTGGGGCTTAAGGCTTTGCAATACAG GTTTTACTTTGATTTCTCCGCAACATATGTTGGAGTTGGGATGATTTGCCCATACATCATAAATGTCTCAGTGCTACTGGGAGGAATTCTATCCTGGGGTTTAATGTGGCCTCTAATAGAAACCAGAGAGGGACATTGGTATCCAGCAGATGAAGGCCCAACCAGCATGCGTGGAATTCAAGGTTATAAG GTTTTCATTTCCATTGCCATTATATTGGGTGATGGGCTCTACAACTTCTTCAAGGTGCTTGGCCGAACGCTCTCTGGTTTGTACCGTCAACTCCAAGACAGAGAAATGAGCCATGTCCTCCCCATTGCGAATGGTTCCTCTCCTAAGAACCCTCAAGTGTCTTATGATGACCGACGACGGACACAGCTTTTCCTAAAGGATCAAATCCCGACATGGTTTGCAATTACAGGGTATGTCACAATAGCAGCCATATCCACAGCTTCTCTTCCGCACATGTTCCCCCAACTCAAATGGTTTtacattttagtcatttatctctTCGCTCCAACCTTGGGCTTCTGCAATGCCTATGGGTGTGGGCTCACCGACTGGTCTCTTGCCTCTACCTATGGGACGCTTGCCATCTTCATGATTGGGGCATGGGCCGGTGCCTCACATGGTGGAATTCTTGCTGGTTTAGCTGCCTGTGGAGTCATGATGAATATTGTGTCTACAGCCTCAGACCTAACTCAGGACTTCAAGACAGGCTATCTGACCCTGGCTTCACCACGGTCCATGTTTGTGAGTCAGGTGATTGGTACTGCCATGGGCTGCGTTATCTCTCCGTGCGTCTTTTGGCTTTTCTACAAGGCATTTAAGGATCTTGGACTCCCAGGAAGTGCATATCCTGTCCCCTATGGAATTGTTTTTCGGAGCATGGCCGAACTTGGTGTGGAAGGCATCTCTTCCTTGCCCAAACACTGCCTCACACTCTGCTATGGTTTTTTCGCAGCTGCCATGATCATAAATGGGTTCAGGGACTTAGTCGGTAAGAAGTGGGCCCGTTTCATCCCTCTTCCGATGGCTATGGCAATACCCTTCTACATAGGGCCATACTTTGCCATCAATATGTGCGTCGGTAGCTTAATTCTGTTCATCTGGgagaaaatcaacaaaactaAGGCCGACGCATTTGGGCCAGCAGTAGCTTCAGGTCTGATTTGTGGGGATGGCATATGGACATTGCCTAGCTCAATACTCGCTTTGGCAGGGGTTAATCCACCAATTTGCATGAAGTTCCTATCAAGAGCCACGAACAAGAGAGTCGATGGCTTCCTGGGATCTTAG
- the LOC104425873 gene encoding uncharacterized protein LOC104425873: MSPASRSCGNISGAADGYGYIEHEVSRMDTLAGIAIKYGVEVADIKRINGLATDFQIFALKTLRIPLPGRHPPSASLPNTAASSGDISAEKASSSAGHYNLSKSSELFKWTSCIHNNRLKGHELPASDSTSKHQKMGSGFLAENGSIVDYTSIFDVIDTEGEGSNTKSTRNYQETKAGSPNATPEKLLKEENVGGNSSFLPTRGKALALRAKSASRTSLAIDAESNWTSPVRAGAVDDIITTEHPGLQKASSVSSLQVQDATNSSSIWQTSKWGLKPDLPLFSAASLTGPILDGLALSISFSGWRSKAALD; the protein is encoded by the exons ATGTCTCCTGCAAGCAGAAGTTGTGGGAATATTTCAGGAGCTGCGGATGGCTACGGTTACATTGAGCACGAAGTGTCCAGGATGGATACACTCGCTGGAATTGCCATCAAGTACGGGGTCGAG GTGGCTGACATTAAGAGAATAAACGGGTTGGCCACGGATTTTCAAATCTTCGCCTTGAAGACCTTACGGATACCTTTACCTGGAAGGCACCCCCCTTCAGCCTCTTTGCCTAATACTGCTGCTTCTTCAGG GGACATAAGTGCTGAAAAAGCATCATCAAGTGCAGGGCACTACAATTTGTCTAAGTCCTCTGAGCTATTTAAAT GGACTAGCTGCATCCACAACAACCGACTGAAGGGTCATGAGTTGCCGGCTTCTGATTCAACTTCAAAGCATCAAAAGATGGGCTCCGGTTTCTTGGCAGAGAACGGTTCAATTGTTGATTACACATCTATCTTCGATGTCATAGATACTGAAGGCGAGGGATCTAATACAAAATCTACTAGGAATTATCAAGAAACTAAGGCTGGTTCGCCAAATGCCACACCAGAGAAGCTGTTGAAAGAGGAAAACGTTGGCGGAAACAGTAGCTTCTTACCAACTAGAGGGAAGGCTTTGGCTTTGAGAGCCAAGTCTGCCAGCCGAACATCACTGGCCATCGATGCAGAGTCAAACTGGACAAGCCCAGTTCGAGCGGGAGCAGTAGACGACATAATCACTACTGAACATCCTGGACTACAAAAAGCTTCGAGTGTGTCAAGCTTACAAGTTCAAGACGCAACCAATTCCTCATCAATTTGGCAAACATCAAAGTGGGGCTTGAAACCAGACCTTCCACTGTTTTCAGCAGCATCGCTCACGGGGCCAATTCTCGATGGCTTAGCATTGTCGATATCATTTTCAGGATGGAGGAGTAAAGCTGCCCTTGATTAA
- the LOC104425871 gene encoding sufE-like protein 1, chloroplastic/mitochondrial — MASRASGAVLSRAGRIRSKLQSSLEASALEIEDVSHQHAGHAAVRESGAAETHFNVKIVSPKFEGKSLVSRHRLVYDALADELRSGLHALSIVAKTPQEVAPK; from the coding sequence ATGGCATCCAGAGCATCGGGCGCGGTGCTGTCGAGGGCCGGCAGGATCCGGTCCAAGCTCCAATCCTCGCTCGAGGCGAGCGCCTTGGAGATCGAGGACGTCTCGCACCAGCACGCCGGGCACGCCGCCGTCCGGGAGAGCGGCGCCGCGGAGACCCACTTCAACGTCAAGATCGTGTCCCCCAAGTTCGAGGGGAAGAGCCTCGTGAGCCGCCACCGCTTGGTCTACGACGCCCTCGCCGACGAGCTCCGGTCCGGGCTCCACGCGCTCTCCATCGTGGCCAAGACCCCACAGGAAGTTGCCCCCAAGTAA
- the LOC108956382 gene encoding uncharacterized protein LOC108956382, whose protein sequence is MAAAASVDENVDPSAGTSDDEALSGKSGETTGETAGEEKVGSPKPEEPDDSLDSVWKAIMESQGKPATWLLKKSDTWDSPPRVAAAAAAARAEALPPAPVAGSCRHELRKSDTFRERVPSAREKRTTNRDELQKRSDEFIKKINNDLKLQREESNQRYIERVNRGVY, encoded by the coding sequence atggcggcggcggcttctGTCGACGAGAACGTGGACCCATCTGCAGGTACTTCCGACGACGAGGCTCTCTCGGGAAAATCCGGCGAGACTACCGGGGAAACCGCCGGGGAAGAGAAAGTGGGGTCGCCGAAACCCGAAGAGCCAGATGACTCGCTGGACTCTGTCTGGAAGGCAATCATGGAGAGCCAGGGGAAGCCCGCGACGTGGCTGCTGAAGAAGAGCGACACGTGGGATTCACCGCCGAGggttgcggcggcggcggcggcggctcgggCAGAGGCCTTGCCGCCGGCGCCGGTAGCAGGTTCGTGTCGGCACGAGCTGCGGAAGTCGGACACGTTCAGGGAGAGGGTGCCGTCTGCAAGGGAGAAGCGGACGACGAACCGCGACGAGTTGCAGAAGCGATCAGACGAGTTCATAAAGAAGATCAACAACGACCTGAAATTGCAGAGAGAAGAATCGAATCAGCGTTACATCGAGAGGGTGAATCGCGGAGTATATTGA
- the LOC104425875 gene encoding probable metal-nicotianamine transporter YSL7 isoform X1, with product MGLGKDESETAERSDRSLSEDENRMNPDAEAKEKKGGGSGSSEDESNGLSVERIFEGQEVPSWRGQLTFRAFAVSFVLSVMFAFIVMKLNLTAGIIPSLNVSAGLLGFFFVKTWTKVLDKSGLLRVPFTRQENTVIQTCVVASSGIAFSGGFGSYLFAMSKRVADQSKDPQRAQVFKDPSLSWMIGFLFVVSFLGLFAVVPLRKIMIIDFKLTYPSGTATAHLINSFHTPEGAKLAKKQVKALGKFFSFSFLWGFFQWFYTAGDGCGFTEFPTLGLKALQYRFYFDFSATYVGVGMICPYIINVSVLLGGILSWGLMWPLIETREGHWYPADEGPTSMRGIQGYKVFISIAIILGDGLYNFFKVLGRTLSGLYRQLQDREMSHVLPIANGSSPKNPQVSYDDRRRTQLFLKDQIPTWFAITGYVTIAAISTASLPHMFPQLKWFYILVIYLFAPTLGFCNAYGCGLTDWSLASTYGTLAIFMIGAWAGASHGGILAGLAACGVMMNIVSTASDLTQDFKTGYLTLASPRSMFVSQVIGTAMGCVISPCVFWLFYKAFKDLGLPGSAYPVPYGIVFRSMAELGVEGISSLPKHCLTLCYGFFAAAMIINGFRDLVGKKWARFIPLPMAMAIPFYIGPYFAINMCVGSLILFIWEKINKTKADAFGPAVASGLICGDGIWTLPSSILALAGVNPPICMKFLSRATNKRVDGFLGS from the exons ATGGGCCTCGGCAAGGACGAGTCGGAGACGGCGGAGAGAAGCGACCGCTCGTTGTCGGAGGACGAGAATCGGATGAATCCGGATGCGGaggcgaaggagaagaagggcgGGGGGAGCGGGAGCTCGGAGGACGAGAGCAACGGCCTGTCGGTGGAGAGGATCTTCGAGGGCCAGGAAGTGCCGTCGTGGAGGGGGCAGCTGACGTTCAGGGCGTTCGCGGTGAGCTTCGTGCTGAGCGTCATGTTCGCCTTCATCGTCATGAAGCTGAACCTCACGGCGGGCATCATCCCGTCGCTGAACGTCTCGGCGGGGCTCCTCGGGTTCTTCTTCGTCAAGACGTGGACCAAGGTCCTGGACAAGTCCGGGCTGCTCCGGGTCCCCTTCACGCGGCAGGAGAACACGGTGATCCAGACCTGCGTGGTGGCGTCCTCCGGCATCGCTTTCAGCG GAGGTTTCGGGAGTTATCTCTTTGCAATGAGTAAGCGAGTTGCTGATCAATCGAAGGATCCCCAAAGGGCTCAAGTTTTCAAAGACCCATCGCTGTCGTGGATGATTGGTTTTCTATTTGTCGTCAGTTTCCTCGGCCTCTTTGCTGTGGTGCCGCTCCGAAAG ATTATGATCATTGACTTCAAATTAACGTATCCTAGTGGCACGGCAACTGCTCATCTGATAAATAGTTTCCACACACCTGAAGGGGCCAAGCTAGCTAA GAAACAAGTGAAAGCATTGGGAAAGTTCTTCTCCTTCAGCTTCTTGTGGGGCTTTTTCCAATGGTTCTACACAGCTGGAGATGGTTGTGGTTTTACAGAGTTCCCCACTTTGGGGCTTAAGGCTTTGCAATACAG GTTTTACTTTGATTTCTCCGCAACATATGTTGGAGTTGGGATGATTTGCCCATACATCATAAATGTCTCAGTGCTACTGGGAGGAATTCTATCCTGGGGTTTAATGTGGCCTCTAATAGAAACCAGAGAGGGACATTGGTATCCAGCAGATGAAGGCCCAACCAGCATGCGTGGAATTCAAGGTTATAAG GTTTTCATTTCCATTGCCATTATATTGGGTGATGGGCTCTACAACTTCTTCAAGGTGCTTGGCCGAACGCTCTCTGGTTTGTACCGTCAACTCCAAGACAGAGAAATGAGCCATGTCCTCCCCATTGCGAATGGTTCCTCTCCTAAGAACCCTCAAGTGTCTTATGATGACCGACGACGGACACAGCTTTTCCTAAAGGATCAAATCCCGACATGGTTTGCAATTACAGGGTATGTCACAATAGCAGCCATATCCACAGCTTCTCTTCCGCACATGTTCCCCCAACTCAAATGGTTTtacattttagtcatttatctctTCGCTCCAACCTTGGGCTTCTGCAATGCCTATGGGTGTGGGCTCACCGACTGGTCTCTTGCCTCTACCTATGGGACGCTTGCCATCTTCATGATTGGGGCATGGGCCGGTGCCTCACATGGTGGAATTCTTGCTGGTTTAGCTGCCTGTGGAGTCATGATGAATATTGTGTCTACAGCCTCAGACCTAACTCAGGACTTCAAGACAGGCTATCTGACCCTGGCTTCACCACGGTCCATGTTTGTGAGTCAGGTGATTGGTACTGCCATGGGCTGCGTTATCTCTCCGTGCGTCTTTTGGCTTTTCTACAAGGCATTTAAGGATCTTGGACTCCCAGGAAGTGCATATCCTGTCCCCTATGGAATTGTTTTTCGGAGCATGGCCGAACTTGGTGTGGAAGGCATCTCTTCCTTGCCCAAACACTGCCTCACACTCTGCTATGGTTTTTTCGCAGCTGCCATGATCATAAATGGGTTCAGGGACTTAGTCGGTAAGAAGTGGGCCCGTTTCATCCCTCTTCCGATGGCTATGGCAATACCCTTCTACATAGGGCCATACTTTGCCATCAATATGTGCGTCGGTAGCTTAATTCTGTTCATCTGGgagaaaatcaacaaaactaAGGCCGACGCATTTGGGCCAGCAGTAGCTTCAGGTCTGATTTGTGGGGATGGCATATGGACATTGCCTAGCTCAATACTCGCTTTGGCAGGGGTTAATCCACCAATTTGCATGAAGTTCCTATCAAGAGCCACGAACAAGAGAGTCGATGGCTTCCTGGGATCTTAG